In uncultured Methanobacterium sp., a genomic segment contains:
- a CDS encoding ferritin-like domain-containing protein codes for MNEDEIIAMLNDDFVRELEATMVYVQNSFLMEDCDPSRVTEAISVDEMRHMWWLADLITKRGGKPTMEHKELNFGGDSLEEMLHRQIQLESEGIDIYTHQIEVIDDEEVVGVLKHIRDEERRHRKEFRERLDNLND; via the coding sequence TTGAATGAAGATGAGATAATTGCCATGTTGAATGATGATTTCGTGAGAGAACTGGAAGCAACCATGGTTTACGTGCAAAATTCCTTTTTAATGGAAGACTGTGATCCCAGCCGCGTGACTGAGGCCATATCTGTGGATGAAATGCGACATATGTGGTGGTTGGCAGATCTTATAACTAAAAGGGGAGGTAAGCCAACTATGGAGCACAAGGAACTCAATTTTGGTGGGGACAGCCTTGAAGAAATGTTACATAGGCAGATTCAACTCGAATCAGAGGGCATTGATATTTACACCCACCAGATTGAAGTCATTGATGATGAGGAAGTGGTGGGAGTCCTGAAACACATAAGAGATGAGGAAAGACGCCATCGTAAGGAATTCCGTGAAAGATTAGATAATTTAAATGATTAA
- a CDS encoding PaaI family thioesterase: MEKILKFFENDRFADLTNIEVVSISPGKATTTMEIEDMHLNGVGTVHGGALFTLADFTFALAANSHGTVTVAINANISYFKAVSKGVLRAEARELSSGGRIASYTVDIHDEDGDMVAVFQGMAYRKREKISDLMEVS, translated from the coding sequence ATGGAAAAAATTCTAAAGTTCTTTGAAAACGATCGTTTTGCCGATCTAACTAACATTGAAGTGGTGAGTATTTCCCCTGGAAAAGCCACCACCACCATGGAAATTGAGGATATGCACCTTAATGGTGTGGGAACGGTTCATGGAGGAGCACTGTTTACCCTTGCCGATTTTACCTTTGCCCTAGCAGCTAATTCTCATGGAACAGTTACTGTGGCCATAAATGCTAACATATCCTATTTTAAAGCAGTCAGTAAAGGGGTGTTACGAGCAGAAGCCCGTGAACTGTCCAGTGGGGGTCGAATTGCTAGTTACACCGTGGATATACATGATGAAGATGGTGACATGGTGGCAGTCTTCCAGGGCATGGCTTACCGTAAGAGGGAAAAGATCAGTGACTTAATGGAAGTTTCCTGA
- the msrA gene encoding peptide-methionine (S)-S-oxide reductase MsrA, whose translation MTENYLKKATFGAGCFWGVEDAFRKLDGVVDTAAGYAGGDFNNPSYQDVCSGGTGHAEVVEVTYDPEVVSYTDLLDLFWNIHNPTTLNRQGPDIGAQYRSVIFYHDSDQEKLARASKEKLDASGRYSGMIVTEIKPAPTFWRAEKYHQRYIEKTGRKSCHF comes from the coding sequence ATGACTGAAAATTACCTTAAAAAAGCGACTTTTGGGGCTGGTTGTTTCTGGGGAGTGGAAGATGCTTTCAGGAAACTGGACGGAGTAGTGGATACTGCAGCAGGTTATGCTGGAGGGGATTTTAATAACCCTTCATATCAGGATGTTTGTTCAGGAGGTACTGGTCATGCTGAGGTGGTTGAAGTTACCTATGACCCTGAAGTTGTTTCCTACACTGATTTACTGGATCTTTTCTGGAATATTCATAACCCCACCACTTTAAACCGGCAGGGACCTGATATTGGGGCCCAATACCGGTCAGTTATATTTTACCATGACTCCGATCAGGAGAAATTAGCTCGTGCAAGTAAAGAAAAATTGGATGCATCTGGAAGGTACTCTGGAATGATTGTTACCGAGATCAAACCAGCACCTACTTTCTGGAGGGCAGAAAAGTACCATCAAAGGTATATAGAAAAAACTGGCCGTAAAAGTTGTCATTTTTAA
- the polX gene encoding DNA polymerase/3'-5' exonuclease PolX: protein MQNHKVASILQQVADYLELDGVDFRTKAYRRAAHTIETLSVDIADMQKQGKLEELPGIGKHIHEKIEEILDNGSLKYLENLKKEFPLDMDALMQVEGLGPKKIKLLYQELGIKNLDDLEKEAKRHHIRRLKGMGTKTEAKILQNIEFARKSIGRQLLGDVLPLAIEIKQRISALDTVDQVEIAGSIRRRKETVGDIDILTVTQHPDEVMDYFTKMDLVGEVIVKGHAKSTVRLYNGMDADIRVFKESDFGSAMVYFTGSRELNIVLRKIALSKSMKLNEYGVFQEDVRLAGQTEWDVFRALGLDYIPPELRENTGEIEAAQQGKLPELVEYKDIRGDLHIHTNWSDGKSSIREMATKASEMGYEYLAITDHTRLPVARGLDEKRLTQQMNEIDQINEEVETITILKGAEVNLDSYGNLDISSNILGELDLVIAAVHYDLRQDPEKINERISRGLENEHVDILAHPTGRKLKERQPYKLDIEKLFQKASEIGTILEVNSQPKRLDLKDIHIKMATEYGCQLVVNTDSHHTSDLNYMELGVATARRGWAERKDIINTLPLKKLLKVIN from the coding sequence ATGCAGAATCATAAAGTTGCCTCCATACTCCAGCAAGTGGCAGATTACCTGGAACTGGATGGTGTTGATTTCCGTACCAAGGCTTACCGCAGGGCAGCTCATACCATAGAAACCCTCAGTGTGGACATAGCTGACATGCAAAAACAGGGAAAATTGGAGGAGTTACCAGGGATAGGTAAGCATATACATGAGAAGATCGAGGAGATACTGGACAATGGAAGCCTGAAATATCTGGAAAATTTAAAAAAGGAGTTTCCACTGGACATGGATGCACTGATGCAAGTGGAAGGATTGGGCCCCAAGAAGATAAAATTACTGTACCAGGAACTGGGGATAAAAAACTTGGACGACCTGGAAAAAGAGGCTAAACGTCACCATATCCGCAGGTTAAAGGGGATGGGAACTAAAACCGAGGCTAAGATTCTTCAAAACATTGAATTTGCAAGGAAAAGTATTGGGAGGCAGTTACTGGGTGATGTTCTGCCCCTGGCAATTGAAATCAAACAGAGGATAAGTGCCCTGGATACGGTGGACCAGGTTGAAATTGCGGGTTCAATCCGCCGCCGGAAGGAAACAGTGGGAGATATTGACATACTCACCGTAACCCAACATCCAGATGAAGTAATGGACTACTTCACAAAGATGGACCTGGTAGGGGAAGTGATAGTTAAGGGGCATGCCAAGTCAACAGTAAGACTCTACAATGGTATGGATGCAGATATAAGGGTTTTTAAAGAGTCAGATTTCGGTTCAGCAATGGTCTACTTCACTGGTTCACGTGAGTTAAACATTGTATTAAGGAAAATTGCCCTATCCAAGAGTATGAAACTCAACGAGTACGGTGTGTTCCAGGAAGATGTGCGCCTGGCGGGTCAAACTGAATGGGATGTTTTCAGGGCACTGGGACTAGATTACATTCCACCGGAACTTCGAGAGAACACGGGTGAAATAGAAGCAGCACAGCAAGGAAAACTCCCAGAACTGGTTGAGTATAAGGATATAAGGGGCGACCTCCACATACACACCAACTGGAGTGATGGTAAATCCAGTATCCGTGAAATGGCAACTAAAGCATCTGAGATGGGCTATGAATACTTGGCTATCACTGATCACACCCGCCTTCCAGTGGCCCGAGGCTTGGATGAGAAAAGACTAACCCAGCAGATGAATGAAATCGACCAGATCAATGAGGAAGTGGAAACTATAACTATACTGAAGGGTGCAGAAGTTAATTTAGATTCCTATGGTAACCTAGACATCTCGAGTAATATTCTGGGGGAACTGGACCTGGTGATAGCTGCAGTGCACTACGATCTCCGGCAGGATCCAGAAAAGATAAATGAAAGAATTTCCAGGGGACTTGAAAATGAACATGTGGATATATTAGCCCATCCTACCGGCCGGAAACTAAAAGAAAGACAGCCCTATAAATTAGATATTGAAAAGTTATTCCAGAAGGCCAGTGAAATTGGAACCATACTGGAAGTAAACTCCCAACCCAAAAGACTGGATTTAAAAGATATTCATATTAAAATGGCTACCGAGTACGGCTGCCAGTTGGTGGTGAACACAGATAGTCATCACACATCTGATTTAAATTACATGGAATTGGGTGTAGCCACTGCCCGCAGGGGATGGGCCGAAAGAAAAGATATAATAAACACTCTTCCACTTAAAAAGCTTTTGAAGGTTATAAATTAA
- a CDS encoding ribonuclease H-like domain-containing protein, with translation MAYESENNPEKLKQKLLETYQDKSLEDLEYGEEIDTKCGSCYRFTTHEKLEIKTLDEKRVNECLLSDLKLIKGIGASTERKLKSSGFNSLTDLAEHPIYKDRACEFLDKMETDDVCALSEWISTRYSPSHPLNLLLSSLSGAENMLFMDIETLGLKDVPLILIGVAEGNQDGLTINQYLLRDLKEEKAAIEGFLSHQDSDNVYVTFNGRSFDVPFIKSRMRFHHMKNGINTQHLDLLHFSRRQWNDQLPNCKLQTLEEHFFGVKRCEDVPSSKVPDFYLTYRETGNIGPLVPIIEHNREDVVTLAKILSLLHQTGDF, from the coding sequence ATGGCTTATGAATCTGAAAATAACCCTGAAAAACTTAAACAAAAACTCCTGGAAACTTATCAGGATAAATCACTGGAAGACCTGGAGTACGGGGAAGAGATAGATACAAAGTGCGGTTCATGTTACCGTTTCACCACTCATGAGAAGTTAGAAATTAAAACTTTAGATGAAAAAAGAGTTAATGAATGTTTACTCAGTGATCTAAAGTTAATTAAAGGAATTGGTGCATCAACAGAAAGAAAGCTTAAAAGTAGTGGATTCAATTCCCTAACTGATTTAGCAGAACATCCAATTTACAAGGACCGTGCCTGTGAATTTTTAGATAAAATGGAAACAGATGATGTTTGTGCCCTCTCAGAATGGATTTCTACCAGGTACTCACCTTCTCATCCACTTAACCTCCTCCTGTCCTCCCTTTCCGGTGCTGAAAACATGCTTTTCATGGATATTGAAACCCTAGGACTTAAAGATGTACCGCTCATCCTTATTGGTGTTGCCGAAGGAAACCAGGATGGTTTAACCATTAACCAGTATTTATTAAGGGATTTAAAGGAGGAAAAGGCAGCAATTGAGGGTTTCCTATCTCATCAGGACAGTGATAATGTTTATGTTACCTTTAATGGCCGTAGTTTTGATGTTCCATTCATTAAAAGTAGGATGCGTTTTCATCACATGAAAAATGGTATCAACACCCAGCACCTGGATCTTCTCCACTTCTCCCGGCGCCAATGGAATGACCAGCTCCCTAACTGCAAGTTGCAGACCCTGGAAGAACACTTTTTTGGGGTTAAAAGATGTGAAGATGTTCCCAGTAGCAAGGTTCCTGATTTTTACCTGACTTACCGTGAAACAGGCAATATCGGCCCATTAGTGCCCATAATTGAACACAATCGGGAGGATGTGGTTACCCTGGCCAAGATACTATCCTTACTTCACCAGACAGGGGATTTTTAA
- a CDS encoding flavodoxin domain-containing protein, whose product MIKTLILYESRYGSTWEAANIISLILGPSRHYPLSQFGEGCRDFDFIVIGSPIYNGKVHPKLQTFLDNEREWLDEKSIALFCTCLNGSEGLRVLREVEDSLGGNVLELGVLGGRLEMDRLNDRDYQALKEYISREGLPSQGMDLFNSKEVVDLALRLTDIRDGLLDELPVVELKKEVEDFLKQHNTCTLATSSQDSVRATPMEYDYDQGHLYILSEGGMKFAHLLSNSNVSVAVYEDYTDMDNLVGMQITGDAIMVEDPVEYQHAMDMKGLSMDYIRSLPFDLKLIRVDMEKVEFLNSQFEKNGYSERQVLKF is encoded by the coding sequence TTGATTAAAACTCTTATTTTATATGAAAGTAGGTATGGATCTACCTGGGAAGCAGCTAACATAATTTCACTTATTCTTGGCCCCTCCCGTCATTATCCTCTCTCCCAGTTTGGTGAAGGATGCCGTGACTTTGATTTTATAGTGATAGGTAGCCCTATCTACAATGGGAAAGTTCACCCTAAACTACAGACTTTTCTGGATAATGAGCGAGAATGGCTGGATGAAAAAAGCATAGCCTTATTTTGCACCTGTCTTAATGGTTCTGAAGGTTTACGTGTTCTCCGGGAAGTGGAGGATAGCCTGGGGGGTAACGTTCTGGAACTGGGTGTTCTGGGGGGTCGCCTGGAAATGGATCGTTTAAATGATCGGGATTACCAGGCACTCAAGGAATATATTTCCAGGGAAGGATTACCTTCTCAGGGAATGGATTTATTCAACAGTAAGGAAGTTGTGGACCTGGCTTTACGACTTACTGATATAAGGGATGGATTGCTAGATGAACTTCCAGTAGTGGAACTTAAGAAAGAGGTTGAAGACTTTTTAAAGCAACACAACACCTGTACCCTGGCCACCAGCTCCCAGGACAGTGTACGTGCCACTCCAATGGAGTATGACTATGATCAGGGACATCTCTACATTCTCAGTGAAGGTGGAATGAAATTTGCCCACTTACTTTCCAATTCCAACGTTTCAGTGGCAGTATATGAAGATTACACTGATATGGATAATCTGGTGGGAATGCAGATAACCGGAGATGCCATTATGGTGGAAGACCCGGTAGAATATCAACATGCCATGGACATGAAGGGTCTTAGTATGGATTACATCCGATCACTACCATTTGATCTCAAACTCATCAGGGTGGATATGGAGAAGGTTGAATTTTTAAACTCACAGTTTGAAAAAAACGGATACTCAGAAAGACAGGTTTTGAAGTTTTAA
- a CDS encoding nucleotidyltransferase domain-containing protein, whose product MKHKRSIDEIKPLLKDIKGALNKIYGDRLLEMILYGSFARDDATDDSDIDIAVLLKGDVDKFREIEKMNNVIYQIVLEYGELVTFYPLSKHEFSDYEWPLHYNIQMEGIKV is encoded by the coding sequence ATGAAACATAAAAGATCAATAGATGAGATCAAACCTCTTCTTAAAGATATAAAAGGAGCCCTGAATAAAATTTATGGAGATAGGCTTCTGGAAATGATCCTTTACGGTTCATTTGCCCGGGATGATGCCACTGATGATTCTGATATTGATATTGCAGTACTTCTAAAGGGAGATGTTGATAAATTTAGGGAAATCGAGAAGATGAACAATGTTATTTATCAAATTGTATTGGAATATGGTGAGTTAGTTACTTTTTATCCTCTCTCAAAACATGAATTTTCTGATTACGAGTGGCCTCTCCATTATAATATTCAAATGGAGGGGATAAAGGTTTAA
- the cas6 gene encoding CRISPR-associated endoribonuclease Cas6, with protein MKILLDSRLILNIEITLNVIRGESDGGFDIRLKISLKAPKNSYLIPYNYNHILSAIIYRKIADLDLASQLHGSQDFKHFTFSQINIPLRRPSKNGLMSRDGKFHFYISSPHDYLIQTMVEGYLEDPEVVFKGDKLMMEQVELLKQPDFKKMMKMKTMSPVITRVKREDGRIWDLNPGDLRFYTALQQNLLRKYNSFYDDAYDGDEYVKIVPDLESVKRKRITIDKNGTQTYHRAYLMHFEVEADERLVKFAYDSGIGEKNSMGFGMVKQVNGA; from the coding sequence TTGAAGATATTATTAGATAGTAGGTTAATATTAAATATTGAAATTACTCTAAATGTTATCAGAGGGGAGTCTGATGGGGGTTTTGATATAAGGCTTAAAATATCTTTAAAAGCACCAAAAAATAGTTATTTAATTCCTTACAATTACAATCATATTCTTTCTGCTATTATATATCGTAAAATAGCTGATCTTGACCTGGCCAGCCAGCTCCATGGATCACAGGACTTTAAACATTTCACTTTTTCTCAGATAAACATTCCCCTCCGCAGACCATCCAAGAATGGGTTGATGTCCAGGGATGGTAAGTTCCATTTTTACATCTCATCTCCACATGACTATTTGATTCAGACTATGGTTGAGGGATACCTTGAAGACCCGGAAGTTGTATTCAAGGGAGATAAACTCATGATGGAACAGGTGGAACTTCTGAAACAGCCTGATTTCAAGAAGATGATGAAAATGAAGACCATGTCTCCGGTGATTACCCGGGTAAAACGTGAAGATGGTCGGATATGGGATCTTAATCCTGGAGACTTAAGATTTTACACTGCACTGCAGCAGAACCTCCTTCGTAAGTACAACTCATTCTATGATGATGCATATGATGGTGATGAGTACGTTAAAATAGTTCCTGACTTGGAATCAGTGAAGAGGAAACGGATTACTATTGATAAGAATGGTACTCAGACGTATCATAGGGCTTATTTGATGCATTTTGAGGTGGAAGCAGATGAAAGGTTGGTGAAGTTTGCTTATGACTCTGGAATTGGTGAAAAGAATAGTATGGGGTTTGGGATGGTGAAACAGGTTAATGGGGCTTAA
- the cas7i gene encoding type I-B CRISPR-associated protein Cas7/Cst2/DevR, with translation MNDLKGISMVWLSETDLTNLNAGEGESNYIDVKKYKKDGTEYPYVSGQAMRFYLREAIRRNLSEDEYMCVPDDKGETCGDISKCINCDLFGFMTTVKGKGAITRVSPVKVSPAMGLFSFDENSNVDFLTRRHRITEGSKMEGDIVNVEVGTNIYKDGISIDLLRVGSEEIIDEDNRTVKIEPKIDKNIINSRIQKVIEGIGFLSDYSKQARLLTDFTPDAIAISFQNRYSHRLQKLFELNEEGKLNTERFKQILDEVEEYSDQIFFGIISGLLNKEDEKFVKDIFKEKGIEVKTPKEALDDATVSLTTKSE, from the coding sequence ATGAATGATTTAAAAGGAATTAGTATGGTATGGCTGTCCGAGACAGATTTAACAAATTTAAATGCAGGAGAAGGGGAAAGCAACTATATTGACGTTAAAAAATATAAAAAAGATGGAACTGAGTATCCATATGTTAGTGGACAGGCAATGCGGTTCTATCTTAGGGAAGCCATAAGGAGAAATTTATCGGAAGATGAATACATGTGTGTTCCTGATGACAAAGGAGAAACATGTGGGGATATATCTAAATGCATAAACTGTGATCTTTTTGGTTTCATGACCACTGTAAAAGGGAAAGGAGCTATAACTCGAGTTTCACCAGTCAAAGTATCACCTGCCATGGGTCTTTTTTCCTTTGATGAAAATTCTAATGTTGATTTTTTGACTAGGAGGCACAGAATTACAGAAGGGTCTAAAATGGAAGGAGATATTGTAAATGTTGAAGTTGGAACGAACATTTACAAAGATGGAATTTCAATCGATCTCTTAAGAGTTGGATCAGAAGAAATAATTGATGAAGACAACCGCACCGTTAAGATTGAACCGAAAATTGATAAAAATATAATAAATTCACGAATCCAAAAAGTTATAGAAGGAATAGGATTCTTATCAGATTATTCTAAACAGGCACGACTTTTAACAGATTTTACTCCTGATGCAATTGCAATATCTTTCCAAAATAGATATTCGCATCGATTACAAAAATTATTTGAATTAAATGAAGAAGGAAAACTCAATACTGAAAGATTCAAACAAATTTTGGATGAAGTTGAGGAGTACAGTGATCAGATATTCTTTGGAATAATTTCGGGATTGTTAAATAAAGAAGATGAAAAATTTGTTAAAGACATATTCAAAGAAAAAGGAATTGAGGTAAAAACCCCTAAAGAAGCTCTTGATGATGCTACAGTGAGTTTAACTACAAAATCAGAATAG
- the cas5 gene encoding CRISPR-associated protein Cas5 produces MFGLKFRIEALYFTNFRKSTSTSLINTYSIPPFTTLRGMISNALGLKRDDLRVQDWIKIGIKPQNNINLSTEMTKVLKLKGTGKQYQKMFPSAPIFKEFLVNPIYDVYVAGEQEVIENVYLALKNPKRPLYIGASDELVDLTVFKPVKIEKKLFNEVYGVLDGIHEDCIIEKIPYKFVQTGRNFSLEYKTISIPKTGKICEETILFDFEGEGVALV; encoded by the coding sequence ATGTTTGGGTTAAAATTCAGAATAGAGGCTCTCTATTTTACAAATTTTAGAAAATCCACTAGCACTAGTTTAATTAATACATACAGTATACCTCCATTCACCACTCTTAGGGGAATGATATCCAATGCATTAGGGCTTAAAAGAGATGATTTGAGGGTACAAGATTGGATTAAAATTGGAATTAAACCTCAAAATAATATCAATCTTTCTACCGAGATGACTAAAGTCCTTAAACTCAAAGGCACTGGAAAACAATATCAAAAAATGTTTCCTTCTGCCCCAATATTCAAAGAATTTCTTGTCAATCCCATATATGATGTTTACGTTGCAGGTGAACAAGAAGTCATTGAGAATGTATATCTTGCATTGAAAAATCCTAAAAGACCGTTGTATATTGGTGCCTCTGACGAACTTGTTGATTTGACAGTTTTTAAACCTGTAAAAATTGAAAAAAAACTTTTTAATGAGGTATATGGTGTGTTAGATGGCATTCATGAAGATTGTATAATTGAAAAAATCCCCTATAAATTTGTTCAGACAGGTCGAAATTTTTCTCTTGAATATAAAACAATATCCATTCCAAAAACGGGGAAAATCTGTGAGGAAACGATCCTTTTTGATTTTGAAGGTGAGGGGGTTGCTCTAGTGTGA
- the cas3 gene encoding CRISPR-associated helicase Cas3', with translation MPIAKRQIINQREFFQTLEGHTIDSLRILKAYIENNSEVLSQFCQRWDLSFELFLKNLFISIYLHDIGKLSKQFQNNISHGKSSQKYPHAYYSFFLLNNVKYNQLVEEVPLENLAVLGHHTQLYNGIYSTDENFGKPKFSEKEIKSFIKDSINVYQDMGFEKYFKFEGLQFNENDFKFSSGRARKFLNQTKRNVSKYNRNHNLKSIFTYFFSILQLCDDYSSANFSKFIENYNGTETLLGSVLDDPNEYLPKLNVEDPLKTVFGDYEPYTFQKDLFEKSPKFSFLFAPCGRGKSEAAISWALSCMEKYNRNKIIFAMPTQVTSNAMWERLCTIFGEGSSKKEKKKNGKKYVGLFHGKSFIKLKSVLIGEKEDLGKKDFDELSGDTFKGNIFFKPITVTTIDHVIYSFVHGFRQADFALGNLQNAIIIFDEVHYYEEKTLNHLFTLFKLLREFEIPHLLMSGTLPDFIKKDADEYLEVVDFEGIEYMPFSFKFCNKELIKLPKLSDETNETPEVYIDSESIEEIVSQYKKGLKQFIILNTVKRAQEFYKIVKMNLENEIDYPNVILYHSQYTYNDRVKKESEIRDESENGPFILIATQVIEISLDISCDIMYTEVAPPDAIGQRGGRLNRKGKTFKNGVTHEMKIFLPEKHLPYDENLLKDTQENIRDGPVSYKEIKEFCDNIYQDRNLKKTNLTKIFRKCTLFGYKPIDIVFGEDKGRMLQIRDDKVQKIDVIPATIYNNNDMNLNVENQVKVPFWWYQNDQKECGEDLEFFEIVSRKFGKKEVFYVICKMDYTYAMGFDYGKKVKDTFEDYCY, from the coding sequence ATGCCAATTGCTAAAAGACAAATAATAAATCAAAGAGAGTTCTTTCAAACATTAGAAGGCCATACTATTGACTCTTTAAGAATTTTAAAGGCATATATTGAAAATAATTCAGAAGTTTTGAGTCAATTTTGCCAACGATGGGATTTAAGTTTTGAACTCTTTTTAAAGAATTTATTTATCAGCATATACCTCCATGATATTGGAAAACTTTCGAAACAATTTCAAAACAATATAAGTCATGGAAAATCTTCTCAAAAGTATCCTCATGCATATTACTCTTTCTTTTTATTAAATAATGTGAAATACAATCAATTAGTTGAGGAGGTACCCTTAGAAAACTTGGCAGTTTTAGGGCATCACACACAACTTTATAATGGTATTTATAGTACTGATGAGAACTTTGGCAAGCCTAAATTCTCAGAAAAAGAGATAAAGAGCTTTATCAAGGATTCCATAAATGTTTATCAAGATATGGGATTTGAAAAATATTTTAAATTTGAGGGCTTACAATTTAATGAGAATGATTTTAAGTTTAGCTCAGGCAGAGCAAGGAAGTTTCTTAATCAGACGAAACGAAATGTTTCTAAATATAATAGAAATCATAATTTAAAATCAATTTTCACCTATTTTTTCTCTATTCTCCAATTATGTGATGATTATTCTAGTGCTAACTTTTCTAAATTTATTGAAAATTATAACGGAACAGAAACTCTTCTGGGGTCTGTGTTGGATGATCCTAATGAATATTTACCTAAATTAAATGTTGAAGATCCATTAAAAACTGTTTTTGGAGATTATGAACCATATACTTTTCAAAAAGATTTATTTGAAAAGTCTCCTAAATTTTCTTTCCTTTTTGCCCCTTGTGGTAGAGGTAAAAGTGAGGCAGCAATTTCATGGGCCTTGAGCTGTATGGAAAAATATAACAGAAATAAAATTATTTTTGCGATGCCAACTCAAGTTACTAGCAATGCTATGTGGGAAAGATTATGCACAATTTTTGGTGAGGGAAGTTCTAAAAAAGAAAAAAAGAAGAATGGGAAAAAATATGTTGGATTATTCCATGGGAAGAGTTTTATAAAGTTAAAATCTGTTTTAATTGGAGAGAAAGAAGATTTGGGCAAAAAAGACTTTGATGAGTTATCAGGTGACACATTCAAAGGGAATATATTTTTTAAGCCAATTACGGTTACTACAATTGACCATGTGATATACTCGTTTGTTCATGGTTTTAGACAGGCTGATTTTGCTTTGGGAAACTTGCAAAATGCTATAATAATTTTTGATGAAGTTCATTATTATGAAGAAAAGACTTTAAATCATTTGTTCACATTATTCAAGTTACTTAGAGAGTTTGAGATTCCTCATCTTCTTATGTCTGGAACATTACCTGATTTCATAAAAAAAGATGCAGACGAATATTTGGAAGTAGTAGATTTTGAAGGCATTGAATATATGCCATTCAGTTTTAAATTTTGCAATAAAGAGTTAATTAAACTTCCTAAATTGTCTGATGAAACTAATGAAACACCAGAAGTTTACATTGACAGTGAAAGCATTGAAGAAATTGTTAGTCAATACAAAAAGGGGTTAAAGCAGTTTATTATTTTAAACACTGTGAAAAGAGCTCAAGAATTTTATAAAATTGTTAAGATGAATTTAGAAAACGAAATTGACTATCCTAATGTCATTCTTTATCATTCTCAGTATACTTACAATGATCGAGTTAAAAAAGAATCAGAAATACGTGATGAATCTGAGAATGGTCCTTTCATTTTAATAGCTACACAAGTAATTGAGATTTCACTAGATATTTCATGCGATATTATGTATACTGAGGTTGCCCCTCCCGATGCTATTGGTCAAAGAGGAGGACGACTTAATCGAAAAGGTAAAACATTCAAGAATGGAGTTACGCATGAAATGAAAATATTCCTTCCAGAGAAACATTTACCATATGATGAAAATTTATTGAAAGATACTCAGGAAAACATTAGGGATGGGCCTGTTTCTTATAAAGAAATCAAAGAATTTTGTGATAATATTTATCAAGATCGTAATTTAAAAAAGACTAATTTAACCAAAATTTTCAGAAAATGTACTCTTTTTGGATACAAACCAATTGATATAGTTTTTGGTGAGGATAAAGGGCGTATGCTCCAAATAAGGGATGATAAAGTGCAAAAAATTGATGTTATTCCTGCTACAATTTATAACAATAATGACATGAATTTGAACGTTGAAAACCAAGTGAAAGTTCCATTCTGGTGGTATCAAAACGATCAAAAGGAATGTGGGGAAGATTTAGAGTTCTTTGAGATAGTTTCCAGAAAATTCGGAAAAAAAGAAGTTTTTTATGTCATATGTAAAATGGATTATACTTATGCTATGGGCTTTGATTATGGAAAGAAAGTTAAGGATACGTTTGAGGACTATTGTTATTAA